In Hevea brasiliensis isolate MT/VB/25A 57/8 chromosome 13, ASM3005281v1, whole genome shotgun sequence, a single genomic region encodes these proteins:
- the LOC131171973 gene encoding homeobox-leucine zipper protein ANTHOCYANINLESS 2-like gives MHSGGIGHRPPVVTPSIPKSPALSLSLKGNMDTHGDMGLLGEHLDPIIVRRIKEDGYESRSGSDNLEGASGDDQEAGEDQRCRKKKYNRHTPHQIQELEIFFKECPHPDEKQRSELSRRLGLESKQIKFWFQNRRTQMKNQLERQENIILREENEKLRAENELLKQNMTDPICNNCGSPVVPGPVSYEQQQLRIENGRLKDELGRVCALANKFLGRPLSSSFCPIPPFGSNSKLDLSVGRSGYGGICNVETTLPFGLDYGGGITMPLMKPTTSPMLNEVPYDRSMFIDLALAAMDELIKIAQIDSPLWIKSLEGGKDALNYEEYMRTFSPCIGVKPSSFVTEATRETGIVIINSLALVETLMDVNRWVEAFPGLIARASTIDVISSGMGGTKNGALQVMQAEFQVVSPFVPVRQVRFLRFCKQHAEGFGAVVDVSIDANQESSISFPFAACRRFPSGCIMQDMPNGCSKVTWVEHSQYDESAVHQLYRSVLSSGRGFGAHRWLATLQRYCECTSVLMSPTISGDDQTVISISGKKSMAKLAQRMVDNFCSGVCASSLHKWDKLLVGNVSEDIRILTRKNINEPGKPPGIVLSAATSVWLPVMRERLFDFLRDERSRSEWDILSHGGMMQEMVHISKGHCRGNCVSLLRSSAVCPNANESSMIILQETWNDASSSLVVYAPIDIASMALVKNGGDSNYVALLPSGFVILSDDPISQGGANFCNGTLIKRDSDGGDGGGSLLTVGFQILVNNLPTAKLTLESVETVNSLISRTIQRIKQCFD, from the exons ATGCATAGTGGTGGCATTGGACATCGGCCACCAGTCGTCACTCCATCTATTCCCAAATCACccgccctctctctctctctt AAAGGAAATATGGATACTCATGGTGATATGGGTCTACTTGGGGAACATTTGGATCCTATTATAGTGAGGAGGATCAAGGAGGATGGTTACGAGAGCAGGTCTGGCAGTGATAATCTGGAAGGTGCATCTGGGGATGATCAGGAGGCTGGAGAGGATCAACGGTGCCGGAAAAAGAAATACAATAGGCATACTCCTCATCAAATACAAGAGCTTGAAAT TTTCTTTAAGGAGTGTCCTCATCCTGATGAAAAACAAAGATCGGAACTTAGCAGGAGGCTTGGCTTGGAAAGCAAGCAAATCAAGTTTTGGTTCCAGAATAGGCGAACCCAAATGAAG AACCAATTGGAACGTCAAGAGAATATCATCCTTAGAGAAGAAAATGAGAAGCTTCGAGCTGAGAATGAGTTATTGAAGCAGAATATGACAGACCCAATTTGCAACAACTGTGGCAGCCCTGTGGTTCCTGGTCCTGTATCTTATGAGCAACAACAATTAAGGATTGAAAATGGTCGACTCAAGGATGAATTAGGTCGTGTTTGTGCTTTAGCCAACAAGTTCTTAGGTAGGCCTCTATCTTCGTCCTTCTGTCCTATCCCTCCCTTTGGTTCAAATTCCAAGTTGGACCTTTCAGTTGGGAGAAGTGGATATGGAGGTATATGCAATGTAGAGACGACATTGCCGTTTGGACTTGATTATGGTGGAGGTATCACAATGCCGTTAATGAAGCCGACGACTAGTCCTATGCTCAATGAAGTTCCTTATGATAGATCTATGTTTATAGATCTTGCATTAGCAGCCATGGATGAATTGATTAAGATAGCTCAGATTGATAGTCCTCTTTGGATCAAAAGCTTGGAAGGAGGAAAGGATGCCCTGAACTATGAGGAGTATATGAGGACGTTTTCCCCTTGTATTGGTGTGAAACCCAGCAGCTTTGTGACTGAGGCGACTAGAGAGACTGGTATAGTAATCATCAACAGCTTGGCTCTCGTTGAGACTTTGATGGATGTG AACCGGTGGGTAGAAGCATTTCCTGGTCTGATTGCTAGAGCCTCCACAATTGATGTGATCTCGAGTGGCATGGGTGGAACTAAAAATGGTGCCTTGCAAGTG ATGCAGGCAGAGTTTCAAGTGGTTTCACCTTTTGTCCCTGTGCGTCAAGTGAGGTTCCTTAGGTTCTGTAAGCAGCACGCAGAGGGTTTCGGGGCTGTGGTTGATGTTTCCATTGATGCAAACCAAGAAAGTTCCATTTCATTCCCATTCGCTGCTTGCAGGAGATTTCCTTCTGGCTGTATCATGCAAGATATGCCCAATGGTTGCTCCAAG GTTACCTGGGTGGAACACTCACAGTATGATGAGAGTGCAGTTCATCAACTTTATCGGTCAGTACTTAGTTCTGGCAGGGGCTTTGGTGCTCATAGGTGGCTTGCCACCCTACAGAGGTACTGCGAGTGTACGTCAGTCCTTATGTCTCCGACCATTTCTGGTGATGATCAGACAG TGATAAGTATAAGTGGTAAGAAAAGCATGGCAAAGCTAGCACAGCGCATGGTGGATAACTTTTGTTCTGGAGTTTGTGCTTCATCTTTGCACAAGTGGGATAAGCTTCTAGTTGGAAATGTGAGTGAAGATATTAGGATTTTGACCCGAAAGAATATTAATGAACCTGGCAAACCACCTGGTATCGTTTTGAGTGCTGCAACTTCTGTCTGGTTGCCAGTTATGCGGGAAAGGTTATTTGATTTCTTGCGTGATGAACGATCAAGAAGTGAATGGGACATTTTATCCCATGGTGGGATGATGCAGGAGATGGTCCACATTTCCAAGGGCCACTGTCGCGGGAATTGTGTTTCTCTCTTGCGGTCAAGT GCTGTTTGTCCTAACGCAAATGAGAGCAGCATGATAATATTGCAAGAAACATGGAATGATGCCTCAAGTTCTCTGGTAGTATATGCACCAATTGACATAGCATCAATGGCTCTGGTGAAGAATGGTGGGGATTCCAACTATGTGGCTCTCTTGCCATCAGGATTTGTGATTCTTTCAGATGATCCAATCAGTCAAGGTGGTGCAAATTTCTGTAACGGGACCCTGATCAAAAGGGATAGTGATGGGGGTGATGGAGGAGGATCTCTCCTTACAGTTGGATTCCAAATTTTGGTGAATAACCTTCCTACAGCTAAGCTCACATTGGAGTCAGTGGAGACGGTGAATAGTCTGATATCGCGCACAATTCAAAGGATCAAACAGTGCTTCGACTAA